ACACTCAGCGACATACTCGAACAACTGTCTGACCGTGTTGGCGTCGATGAGGTGATGATTCAGCACGTCGTCGGCAACCACGCTGACGCACTCCGCTCCCACGAGTTGCTCGCAGATGGTGTCGGCCTCACACCACGCTAACCACTTCTATTGGAGTGGAACGGGAACAGGTCACTGTGTTATCATCCCGTACATCTACTTTGTACCAGTAAAACGCCACTCAAAAGCCCGATTTGGGTTTTCTATACGTTAGTTACCGAGTTCGAGTGTATACGCACCCAATTTGAGAATAGTCGGTGGTATAATCCCCGTTCAAAGCGAGTTATAGGTTGAAATTTTATTATATAGATATAAAATCCGCTTTCGAAGGACTAACTGGCTCCAAACGGGTTCAGATACAGCCTGTTCCGACCGACTCAGTCGTCTGCGACTGCAGTGGCGGTCGGTTCTGCTGGGTCAGCTTCGGACACCTCAGACACGGTCGACCACTCCAGATCGCGCTCGTACTCGAAGGCATGGTGGTCCTGCGTGGGGTCGACAACGGTCAGCGAGAGCCAGTTGTTGTCGAGCAAGGTCGCCAGTTCCGCGTGGTCAGCGAGTACGTCGGTGACACGGTCGACCGGAGCGTGAATAACCGTCGAGAGGCGGAGCGGCTGATGGTGCGGGTCGTCGTCGGCCGCCATGAGCGACTGTAGCGGGAGGCCGGTCATCAGGTCGCCGCCGTTGCCCTGGTAGACGCCGACGTTGCCGACAGGGTTGTGAGTCACCTTCGACCCGCTCCCGTAGACGGCGTTATCGACTGTCGAGAAGTAGTACTGGGTGTTGATCCACTGCGTGACGACCATCGGCCCGGTGAGTATCGCCTCCAGCGCCTCGCCGTCAGGGTCGGTCGACCAATCGTAGGAGTGGAGGAAGGCGCGGCCGTCAAGGTCGACATCGCTCGTCAGTTCGCGGGGGCCGATAACGAAGCCGGCGTTGCCAGCCAGGCCCCACTCGGGGCGGGTCTCTGCCCAGTCGGCGGCGCGGCGTTGCGTTTCGCTGACCCCCGACGATGCATCGCTCCCCATTGATTCGGCACGCTCTGCAGCCGCGTTCTCGCGGGCGGTGGCGAGGTTGGCGCGCAACTGCTTGAGGTCGTCGGCGTGGCTCTCAGGCACCTCGCTGTCGTACAGCTCTACTTCGTCGGTCGTCGTGTTGTGTTCGCCGGCCATGAAGACGGTATCTTCAGGGATTTCGAAGCCGCGGTCACGAAGCGCAGACTGGACTTCGGTGTCGTTGCAAATCGTCGCCAGCACGCGGGCGTTCGGGCCGCCGGGGTTGCCGGCGCAGGCACCACAGTCCAGACTCGAATCGTAGGGGTTGTTCGTCGTCTCACTGGCGTGCCCGGTGAAGACGACGAGGCGACTGAACGCCTCCCAGCCCATCAGGTCGAACGCGGTGGCGGCGTACTCGACTTTCTCGTCGGTGGTCAGCCCCACTGGCAGATCTCCGGTGTAGGTGTGCTGGTGATGGACGAGCGGGTCACAGAACTCGTGGTCGTCGGGCACCGAGCGCCCAGCCGCGTCAAACAGGTCCTGCACGCGCCCGGGGACAAGCGTGCGGGCCGCGAGCGCGAGGCCGTACCCGCTCCCAGCAGTTTCGACGAAGCCGTAGGCCGTAGCGGCGTTGGCCTCTAGCGTCTCGATGATTTCGTCGGCGGTGTCACGGATGCCCGACCAGCGGTCGTGGCTCTCCTGCGTGTCGTCGTCGATCGGCACGTCGGTGACGTGGTGCTGTGGATCGAGAATCGGGGGGCAGGCGTCGACCGACACATCGGTGTCGTAGCCCTGATACTCCATTGGAATGCCGAAGAAGCCGGCGTACCCGTGGGTCTCGTAGTCGCCCGTGGCCTCGATGTGGCGGCGGATGATCTCAGAGCGGGTGTCAATACAGAAGACCATCTGTGCGTCCGGGCGGCCCGAACTGTCGCTGTCAGCCAGCGACTGGCTCTCCGCGGCAACGGTCTCGACGAGGTCGCCGCGGTAGCTCGCTTCCCAGGCACGCAGGAACGCCCCGGCGAGTTCGGCAGCCGGGTCCGGGTCGATGCTGTCGTTCGAGGGAGCGAGGGCAGCACCGACGGCGTCTAGCAGGGCCAGACGCGCCGCGAGGTATCCAACCAGTGAAATCGGGTACGTCGACTGCCACGCGCCCTCGTCGTCGGCACGCTGCTTGATGAGTCCCGTCCAGCCAGGGAGAGCGGCCAGTTGCTCCTCGAAGATGGGCACCCACTGATTCTCCGGGTGGGATGCAAGTACGGTCTCGATAGTTTCAATGGGCGATTCAGGCAGCTCAGCGATAATTCCTGCATCCGGGATTTCGCTGTCGTGCTCGGCAACCCCACGGAATGCAGCGTAGAACCCCGCTTCGCGGTTCGGCATCGACCAGTGGGCGCTCCCCTCATCGAGGAATGCTGACAGCCATTTCGTCAGGACCTGATCGACGTGGTCGGTTGCGGTGTCGGAGTCACTGTCCGCGGCATCGGTCGCTTCGGCCATTCGGTCGAGCAATATCTCGGGTTCCTTCTCGTACCCGGCCTCGGAGAGTTCCGCGTCGAGAATCTCCGGGTCTATCTGGCCGCGCTGCAGCGCTGCACGGAACGTCCTCGTGCTGGGGTAGCCACGGCCGCCCAACAGGTCGGCTGCCTGTGTGACCGCCTCGCTGAACGGCTGGTCCTCGAACCCCGCGAGGGGGTTTGCCGTCACGAACGAGTGGATAGGCCAGAGGGAGCCGACGGTGGTCGCAGCGGTGTCGATACTGTCGTGGATGGTGGGTTCAGTACTCATTGTAGTCCTCCGTCGTGGTCAGCACGGTGTCGGCCGATGGCTGGCCGGCGTTCAGCAGCGCCACGTAGAGGCGCTGGCTGCGCTCATGGATCCCAGTCTCGATGCCGATGTAGATGCCGACGAAGAAGACGGCGATTATGCCGTGGAGCAGCGTCAGTTCGGTCGTTATGGGGCCGACAGGCATGAGCCCCGAGACACCCGTATAGACAACAGCATAGACAACGATGGCCGGGAAGAAGACCACTGGGACGGCCCCGTAGCGGGCCGCCGTCGGAAGCGAGGTGTGCTGGACGGCGTTGCGCGCCGCATGGAGGGTCGTAAACACCACGAAGAAGGTCAACAGGAGCCCGCTGTCGACATGCGTTCCCTTCCCTGTCAGCACTGTAAACACCGCGCCACCGGCGATGCCAGTCAGCAGCGTGACGACGCCGCCGACGATGCTCGTCGTCATTCCGATAGTGTGTGGCGTCCCCTCACTCGGGGTAGTGTGTTCGACCTGTCCGCCGGCACTGAGGAACTGGTAGGCCTTGTAGAAGCCGTGCAGGATGAGATGGGTGATAGCAGCCCCAAAGAAGCCGAGGCCGGCCTGCATAATCATGAATCCCATCTGACCGACAGTCGAACAGCCGAGCTTACCCTTGATGTCCGTTTGAACTGATTTCAGGAGTTTTCCGCCAATGGCGCTAGCACCGCCGACAGCAACGATGCCGAGCATGAGCGCGGGGTCGACGGTGATGACCGGAGCAAAGCGAGTCAACAGAATGCCGCCCGCATTGACGAACCCGGCGTGCATCAGCGCGGAGGCAGGCGTTGGTGCGGTCATCGAGGAGAGGAGCCAGCCGTGGAACGGAACAAGTGCGGACTGAATCATTGCGGCGAGCACGAGTGCGCCTGCGGCGACCAGCCACACTGGACCGGCAAGCGTGTCGGCAGCCGCCGCAATTCCGGAGACAGTAGTCGCGCCAGTCGCCCACCACAGTGCCGTCAGCGCGACGCCGAGAAGCGCGCTGCTGGCGATGAAGTACTTGCGGGCAACCGTCGCAGCCGCCTCTGCCTGGTCCCAGCCGCTGACGATACCGATGAGTTTCGCCATCAGCAGCCCCATCGCGAGCCACAGCACGCCGAACAGGGCGAGGTGGTCAGCCGCGACCAGTCCCATCACAACCGCCGTGAAGCCGAACACGGTGGCGAAAAAGCCGGTTTTGAGGCGACTGCCCGCCAGATAGCGGCGCGAATAGCTGTGAACGATACCGCTGAAGAAGGTGACGACCACCCACATCAGGACTGTCAGTCCGTCGACGGCGACAACGCCGGGTATCTCCCACGCGAACCCAGTTCGGATTCGGACGGCAAGCACAGCAATGCTCGCGGCAAACATCGACCACACGAGCCATGTGAGTGCGACGGGCACGAGCGGCGAGTCAGCCGTCGTGTCCGGGAGTGATCCAACCGTCTTCGGTGAGTTGCGTCCTGACATCGTTGTTCGTGGCCGATCACGGTAATCACGGAATGTGATCGACCGATTCTGGTTGTCTTCACCCCTACTGCGAACGTACTGGTTATTAAATCCTTCTATACTACCAATTTGTTCCAAAAAAAGTAGATTATAGAACATTATGTTTTTGCGTCTGATGCTCCGGCGATAAGCACTACCGTGGTAGCAGCCAGGTACTTCACAGCCTGTGTCGGCAATCTTCTTGGACAGCGGGTCCATTACTCATGTGCACACAGGTTCGGCTCTCAGGAGCGAATTGGATATCGAAAAGGGGCGAGATTACCAAACTGTTCGTTGGGGCAGCTCGAAAATCAGGCGGTGATTGAAGCGCGGCAGTTATTTCGATAACGTGTCAGGCCGTGTATTCCCATGGGCGCAGTCGTCCGACAAGCACTCCGCAACAGCAGCAGCCCCGCTCGCAGCTAGCTCTCGTTCTCGGAATCGAACTTACCGAAGGGCGTCGTCTCGTGACTCCGGACAAGTACTTCGTCGGCCACCGTCAGGCCCATATCGAGAAGTGCCTGCGCAACGGGCGTGATATCGCTATCCGATTCGCCGACAGCCGTCACAAGGAGGTTCTCCTCGCCGGTGACCAGTTCCTGTACCGATACCACACCGTCGATATCGAGGATTTCGGGGATTAAATCGCCTCGCTCGGGAATCGACGCAGTACAGTAGAGCAACATC
The Haloarcula marismortui ATCC 43049 DNA segment above includes these coding regions:
- a CDS encoding DUF2309 domain-containing protein; translation: MSTEPTIHDSIDTAATTVGSLWPIHSFVTANPLAGFEDQPFSEAVTQAADLLGGRGYPSTRTFRAALQRGQIDPEILDAELSEAGYEKEPEILLDRMAEATDAADSDSDTATDHVDQVLTKWLSAFLDEGSAHWSMPNREAGFYAAFRGVAEHDSEIPDAGIIAELPESPIETIETVLASHPENQWVPIFEEQLAALPGWTGLIKQRADDEGAWQSTYPISLVGYLAARLALLDAVGAALAPSNDSIDPDPAAELAGAFLRAWEASYRGDLVETVAAESQSLADSDSSGRPDAQMVFCIDTRSEIIRRHIEATGDYETHGYAGFFGIPMEYQGYDTDVSVDACPPILDPQHHVTDVPIDDDTQESHDRWSGIRDTADEIIETLEANAATAYGFVETAGSGYGLALAARTLVPGRVQDLFDAAGRSVPDDHEFCDPLVHHQHTYTGDLPVGLTTDEKVEYAATAFDLMGWEAFSRLVVFTGHASETTNNPYDSSLDCGACAGNPGGPNARVLATICNDTEVQSALRDRGFEIPEDTVFMAGEHNTTTDEVELYDSEVPESHADDLKQLRANLATARENAAAERAESMGSDASSGVSETQRRAADWAETRPEWGLAGNAGFVIGPRELTSDVDLDGRAFLHSYDWSTDPDGEALEAILTGPMVVTQWINTQYYFSTVDNAVYGSGSKVTHNPVGNVGVYQGNGGDLMTGLPLQSLMAADDDPHHQPLRLSTVIHAPVDRVTDVLADHAELATLLDNNWLSLTVVDPTQDHHAFEYERDLEWSTVSEVSEADPAEPTATAVADD
- a CDS encoding proton-conducting transporter membrane subunit, giving the protein MSGRNSPKTVGSLPDTTADSPLVPVALTWLVWSMFAASIAVLAVRIRTGFAWEIPGVVAVDGLTVLMWVVVTFFSGIVHSYSRRYLAGSRLKTGFFATVFGFTAVVMGLVAADHLALFGVLWLAMGLLMAKLIGIVSGWDQAEAAATVARKYFIASSALLGVALTALWWATGATTVSGIAAAADTLAGPVWLVAAGALVLAAMIQSALVPFHGWLLSSMTAPTPASALMHAGFVNAGGILLTRFAPVITVDPALMLGIVAVGGASAIGGKLLKSVQTDIKGKLGCSTVGQMGFMIMQAGLGFFGAAITHLILHGFYKAYQFLSAGGQVEHTTPSEGTPHTIGMTTSIVGGVVTLLTGIAGGAVFTVLTGKGTHVDSGLLLTFFVVFTTLHAARNAVQHTSLPTAARYGAVPVVFFPAIVVYAVVYTGVSGLMPVGPITTELTLLHGIIAVFFVGIYIGIETGIHERSQRLYVALLNAGQPSADTVLTTTEDYNEY
- a CDS encoding Lrp/AsnC family transcriptional regulator, giving the protein MADEEIDDVDRAILYALQEDARNMSSGDIAERTDTSDSTVRKRINHLESSEVIKGYSADVDYQQAGYPLRMLLYCTASIPERGDLIPEILDIDGVVSVQELVTGEENLLVTAVGESDSDITPVAQALLDMGLTVADEVLVRSHETTPFGKFDSENES